A single genomic interval of Daucus carota subsp. sativus chromosome 1, DH1 v3.0, whole genome shotgun sequence harbors:
- the LOC108222587 gene encoding pentatricopeptide repeat-containing protein At3g57430, chloroplastic, producing MPLFGPHLVNLYAKFGNFKDAFLVFDQLPAHQKNNIVSWNSILRNFLNLGMFHQAIEFFHLILNQDLVVPDNYTYPLALKACSALNDLQEGRKIQTLIQNDKDYRNFTPSIHVQSAMIDMFAKCGSLDDAILIFEGMPYRDLALWTVIICGTLHNREYIRAMCLFKRMRYEGFRPDSVSVAAVLPACSRLESSRNKELGMALHGCAINCGFEGDLFVSNALIDMYCKCGDTVEGQSVFCNMVHKDAVSWGTLIAGYSQNCECRKSVDLYMEMRMSGLRTSAVTVASVLPGFGRLGLLKQGKEMHAYILKQGFEDDNVVGSALIDMYSNCGSSREAEHVFGSTSHRDIMLWNSMIAAHSGNDQFDSAFRVFRGIWGCMLKPNSITLMSILPVCTKLGALKQGKEIHSHAIRSSLLNVVSVGNSLIDMYCKCGFLQLGVNLFNCMMDKNVVTYNTIISSYGIHGYADNAFSFFNSMKAARVKPTKLTFIALLSACRHAGLVDAGESLFNSMIDNYGMQPDMEHYSCMVDLLGRAGHIEEACNFISRMPIEPENDIWLSLLDACRLHNKFKLAEEVGKHILQNELRDSGCHILMSNLYASAERWDDASKVRSMLKENGLTKKPGHSWIQVDREIHKFKARDTNHTKFEIISPMLENLLLEMKKEEYALEPNILF from the coding sequence ATGCCATTGTTTGGGCCCCACCTTGTAAATCTTTATGCTAAATTTGGAAACTTTAAGGATGCTTTTCTGGTATTTGACCAACTCCCAGCTCACCAGAAAAACAACATTGTTTCTTGGAACTCAATCCTAAGAAACTTTCTTAATTTGGGCATGTTTCATCAAGCTATTGAATTCTTTCACTTAATATTGAATCAAGATTTAGTGGTTCCTGATAATTACACATACCCTTTAGCTCTTAAGGCTTGTTCTGCATTGAATGATCTTCAAGAAGGAAGaaagattcaaactttaatACAAAATGACAAAGATTATCGCAATTTTACTCCTAGTATACATGTACAGAGTGCCATGATTGATATGTTTGCTAAATGTGGTAGCTTAGATGATGCAATATTGATATTTGAAGGCATGCCTTATAGAGATTTGGCGTTGTGGACTGTTATAATATGCGGGACTCTGCATAACAGAGAGTATATTCGAGCAATGTGTTTGTTTAAAAGAATGAGATATGAGGGGTTTAGGCCTGATTCAGTGAGTGTGGCAGCTGTTCTTCCTGCTTGTAGTAGATTGGAGTCTAGTAGAAATAAGGAACTTGGAATGGCACTGCATGGGTGTGCTATTAATTGTGGATTTGAAGGTGATTTGTTTGTTTCAAATGCACTCATAGATATGTATTGTAAATGTGGTGATACTGTCGAAGGTCAATCTGTGTTCTGCAACATGGTGCATAAGGATGCAGTTTCTTGGGGAACACTTATTGCTGGTTATTCACAGAACTGTGAATGCCGAAAGAGTGTGGATTTGTATATGGAGATGAGAATGTCAGGTTTAAGGACTAGTGCGGTCACTGTTGCAAGTGTTCTTCCTGGATTTGGCAGACTTGGATTGTTGAAGCAGGGAAAAGAGATGCACGCCTATATTTTGAAACAAGGGTTTGAAGATGATAATGTTGTTGGGAGTGCATTGATTGATATGTACTCTAACTGTGGCTCAAGCAGAGAAGCGGAACATGTTTTCGGGAGCACATCACATAGAGATATCATGTTATGGAACTCGATGATTGCTGCGCATTCTGGCAATGATCAGTTTGATTCAGCTTTTAGGGTGTTTCGTGGAATCTGGGGCTGTATGCTAAAACCAAATTCCATAACCTTGATGAGCATCCTTCCAGTATGTACTAAACTTGGAGCTCTTAAACAAGGGAAGGAAATTCATAGTCATGCAATTAGAAGCTCGTTGTTGAATGTTGTCTCTGTAGGAAATTCTCTCATTGATATGTACTGCAAATGTGGGTTCTTACAACTAGGAGTCAACCTCTTTAACTGCATGATGGACAAGAATGTTGTCACGTATAACACAATCATCTCTTCTTATGGAATTCATGGATACGCAGACAACGCattctcatttttcaactcgATGAAGGCTGCAAGAGTAAAGCCTACTAAATTAACTTTTATTGCTCTCTTATCAGCGTGCCGTCATGCAGGTTTGGTTGATGCAGGTGAGTCCCTATTCAATTCCATGATTGACAATTATGGTATGCAGCCGGATATGGAACACTACTCGTGCATGGTGGACCTTCTAGGTAGAGCAGGTCATATTGAAGAGGCATGTAATTTTATCAGCAGGATGCCAATAGAACCTGAAAATGACATCTGGTTAAGTTTGTTAGACGCATGTAGACTTCATAACAAGTTTAAGCTAGCTGAAGAAGTCGGGAAGCATATCCTGCAAAATGAGTTGAGAGATTCTGGCTGTCACATTCTTATGTCGAACTTATATGCATCTGCTGAGAGATGGGACGATGCATCAAAGGTCAGGAGTATGCTAAAAGAAAATGGATTGACAAAGAAACCAGGGCACAGCTGGATTCAGGTTGATCGTGAAATTCACAAGTTCAAAGCTAGGGACAcaaatcatacaaaatttgaaattatcagCCCAATGTTGGAGAATTTGTTGCTGGAGATGAAAAAGGAAGAGTATGCATTAGAACCGAACATACTCTTCTAA
- the LOC108222575 gene encoding meiosis-specific protein ASY3 — protein sequence MSQCRSFGSNYHPSSQPKKISIGIVVDQSMKAKFSKVQQDDAAAAFPVTRNLGSSKVDATEDMHNYEKVKNPTKEKQTDVAVQETSPWASTRSFQQNLPSSQGVCDAHQAPSTLFNQSQRSNNGPQTDDGLQKKVSIGIRAIKGQGDGSSNRVEEVPLTTAQEIKVPGKEVAQEKAENTENKANDTLRMKIWEVLGTVSTPAKTFSRSPTLKTCTDNLEPELNSNKKKCSNVKPRQNSDTIESDSDSLNHTIKRPVTRSLTRKRPTKVQQRKAKITPSSSYKHRKPEKSIFSFEEGRSGRISPAMVGGSSVSKSEKKKSSRVEPRKLQFSKLDNADEICQVTDSSKTKFHVEGSPGFKNGAGGFFGFLKANRDTCQYPIKNRDDTLGINSETVFPKNMDEEDVVDPTVKTIIEPQFDFNTPLLGTNPPTETYICGSPPKSNNEKQEDVYSPVKGVKGVLNMEHIRSFKGFFASTLNSDKKNKETETLDEVVHEESPVEKSLPNLQVNNTVSSPSTSSSEEDGSESSDSSSTEGPSEAEPPEIVTAREPEILFRQTKRCRISEAADAITYSPSTTPPQASGKFHGLPSELNEDNGLARAVSLFAMVLERVKSKMNSAASKRSAEILTSVAMEMQLQLQNAESQIQKDVGKLIGIGKTKRRRLETTFTEQQGKLKDIYARFKNEVNVHLQDCKSTLEGLELQQTEFKDIIEEQNASHGKLLLQAEEAIYTRLNDAEQKVKTIQKSARQKMLQLKYVIAECLKEDAIY from the exons ATGAGTCAGTGCCGGAGTTTTGGGAGCAATTACCATCCAAGTAGTCAACCTAAGAAGATCTCTATTGGGATTGTGGTTGATCAATCTATGAAAGCAAAGTTCAGTAAAGTACAGCAAGATGATGCTGCTGCAGCTTTTCCAGTCACACGAAATCTTGGTTCTAGCAAAGTGGATGCCACAGAAGATATGCACAACTATGAAAAAGTCAAAAATCcgactaaagaaaaacaaactgACGTTGCAGTGCAGGAGACTTCCCCCTGGGCAAGCACTAGATCCTTCCAGCAAAATTTACCTTCTTCACAGGGAGTTTGTGATGCGCACCAGGCTCCGAGCACTCTGTTCAATCAAAGTCAGAGATCTAATAATGGACCACAGACTGATGATGGATTGCAGAAGAAGGTCAGCATTGGTATTCGTGCAATCAAGGGACAGGGAGACGGTAGCTCTAACAGGGTTGAAGAAGTTCCATTGACAACTGCACAAGAGATTAAAGTTCCGGGTAAAGAAGTGGCGCAAGAGAAAGCTGAAAATACAGAAAACAAGGCAAATGATACTTTACGGATGAAGATCTGGGAAGTCCTGGGAACCGTGTCCACACCAGCCAAGACATTTTCACGCTCTCCGACTCTGAAGACTTGTACTGATAATCTAGAACCAGAACTGAACAGCAATAAGAAAAAATGTTCTAATGTGAAGCCCAGACAGAATTCTGATACAATTGAAAGTGATTCTGATAGTCTGAATCACACCATAAAAAGACCAGTGACACGCTCTTTAACCCGGAAAAGACCTACTAAAGTCCAGCAACGCAAAGCCAAAATTACACCGTCATCCAGTTATAAACATAGGAAGCCAGAAAAAAGCATATTCTCTTTCGAAGAAGGACGTTCCGGGAGAATTAGTCCTGCTATGGTTGGTGGTTCATCTGTTTCCAAGAgtgaaaagaaaaagagttcAAGAGTTGAGCCACGCAAATTGCAATTTTCAAAACTGGACAATGCAGATGAGATTTGTCAAGTAACTGATAGTAGCAAGACGAAATTTCATGTCGAGGGTTCGCCTGGATTTAAAAATGGTGCGGGTGGATTTTTTGGTTTCTTGAAGGCAAACAGAGATACTTGTCAATACCCAATCAAGAATAGGGATGATACTCTGGGTATTAACAGTGAAACTGTATTTCCAAAGAATATGGATGAAGAAGATGTGGTTGATCCAACTGTAAAGACCATCATAGAGCCGCAGTTTGATTTCAACACTCCTTTGCTAGGAACGAATCCTCCTACAGAAACCTATATTTGTGGCTCCCCACCAAAAAGTAACAATGAAAAACAGGAGGATGTTTACAGTCCCGTGAAGGGAGTCAAGGGGGTACTTAACATGGAACACATCCGGAGCTTTAAGGGTTTCTTTGCTTCAACGCTGAACAGTGACAAAAAGAACAAAGAAACAGAAACACTT GATGAAGTAGTGCATGAAGAATCTCCTGTTGAGAAGTCACTTCCCAACCTGCAAGTAAACAATACAGTAAGCAGCCCAtctacatcatcatctgaaGAAGATGGTTCTGAAAGCTCTGATAGTTCATCTACTGAAg GTCCTAGTGAAGCTGAACCACCAGAAATTGTTACAGCTCGGGAACCAGAAATTTTATTCCGTCAAACTAAGAGGTGCCGTATTAGTGAGGCTGCTGATGCTATCACATACAGTCCCTCCACAACCCCTCCACAGG CGTCTGGAAAATTCCATGGGCTTCCGTCTGAACTGAATGAAGATAATGGTCTTGCTAG AGCTGTATCTTTGTTTGCAATGGTTTTGGAAAGAGTGAAAAGCAAAATGAATTCGGCGGCTAGCAAAAGATCTGCTGAAATTTTGACATCTGTTGCCATGGAAATGCAGCTACAGTTGCAGAATGCTGAATCACAGATTCAAAAAGATGT GGGGAAGCTGATTGGCATTGGTAAAACAAAAAGGAGACGTCTAGAGACTACATTTACAG AGCAACAAGGAAAACTCAAGGACATATATGCAAGGTTCAAAAATGAGGTTAATGTGCATCTTCAGGATTGCAAAAGTACTCTTGAAGGGCTGGAATTACAGCAGACAGAGTTTAAAGACATCATTGAGGAACAAA ATGCATCACACGGCAAACTTCTGTTGCAAGCAGAAGAAGCAATTTACACCCGACTCAATGATGCTGAACAGAAAGTAAAAACCATTCAAAAG TCGGCAAGGCAAAAGATGCTTCAACTGAAATATGTCATAGCAGAGTGTCTCAAAGAGGATGCCATCTACTAA